DNA sequence from the Ruminococcus albus 7 = DSM 20455 genome:
ATAGCTACATAGGATTCATTTCCCTGACCTGTAAGCGTAGATGTTGCAAGACCCTTCTGTGAGATGACACCCTGTCCGAGAAAACGTACACCATACTTGCATTCACGGGAGAAAGCAAGGATATTTTCGCTTTCGATAGATATGGTTTCGTTGGGTTCAAGCTTGTATACAACTACGTGCTGCTGGTCATTGGCATAATAGGTCACGCTGTCACCCTGGAATTCTACCTTCATCAGCGGCAGGTTCTCACCGGTGATCCTACGGGTAAGCTGTCCCAGCAGCGCCTGCCCGAAGCCCTCCTGAGGACCAAGCATGACCTTGGTGAAGGTGTAGTTCTTGGGACCGATACATTCACCGCCTACGAACGCACCTGCCTTTGTATATATCAGATCTCCGCCGCCGCGGCAGGTTATTTTTAAACAAAGCTCGTTAACTGTTTCAAACATTACCATGATGATATTCTCCTTTTTGTCCTATTCGAGCGCAACGCCGTACATTCCGCAGAACGCCGCGAGATCCAGATTTTTACCTGCGCCTACCGCATTGAATTTCCATTCGCCCTTGTAGCGGTAAAGCTCACCCAGCACCATAGCTGTTACGGATGAATAGCATTCGTCCATTCTGAAGGATGCTATCTCCCTGTTGGTGCGGCTGTCGAGTATACGCGCATAAAGGTTCTGCACCATACCGAAATTGAGAGCGTGTGCGGCAGCCTCGTATATAGTGACCGCAAGTGCTATCTTTGTGACCCTTGCATCGACACGGGTGAGATCCATGATGATAGCCGCGTCATCGGGTGAATTGGGATCATCCTTGAATATCTTATAGTGCAGCCCGTTATCAGGACTGTCGGGCTGACCATAGAAAATGAACCACTCATCTCCGAGGACTTTTCCGCTGTCGCCAAGCATGAAAGCGGAGGCATCCAGTTCAACTCTGCCATCCTTGACGTCCCAGCCAAAGCATATTTTAAGCTGTTCGGCAGGTCTGCCGTCTCTGTCCTTTATGGAATATTTCTGTCCTTTAGCAAGTCTGTCGCCTGTGGGGTCTACACGGTTGCGTTTTACAGTGGGACGATTATTTGCAGGATTTGAAGCATAGCTTGCATTTGCATTGTTCACAGGCTGCTGCACCCCGAAATTGCCATGTCCTGTATTCGGAGTATTACGCACAGGTTCCCATGCGCCATGCTGCTGATTCTGCTGAGGGGGCTGAGGCTGTGAGAATATAGCATCCAGCGGGTCGCCGGATGGCTGATTATTGTAGCCATTGTTGGGATAGCCATTCTGCGGCTGATTGTTGTAGCCGTTGTTGGGATAGCCGTTCTGCGGCTGATTGTTGTAGCCGTTGTTGGGATAGCCATTCTGCGGCTGATTGTTGTAGCCGTTGTTGAGATAACCGTTCTGCGGCTGATTGTTGTAGCCGTTATTGGGATAGCCATTCTGCGGCTGATTGTTGTAGCCGTTATTGGGATAACCGTTCTGCGGCTGATTGTTGTAGCCGTTGTTGGGATAGCTGTTCTGTGGCTGATTGTTGTAGCCGTTGTTGGGATAGCCGTTCTGCGGCTGATTGTTGTAGCCGTTATTGGGATAGCCGTTCTGCGGCTGATTCATATTTCTGTTTACGCCGCCGTTCGGGTGGTCGATTCTGTTTGCGCCGTTAAGACCGCCGTTTTGCATGGCGCTCATAGCTACAGCGCCTACTGCTGCGCCAGTGACGAAACCTCCCACGGAGCTTGGGTTGACAATACCGCTGCCGCCCATATTACCCATCATGGGATTGCCCATACCCATTCCGCCCATCATGGGACCGCGGTTCATGATACCCATAAGGTCATTTATCGGCGGCTGGATAAAGCTGTTTGTACCGTAGTTGTTCAAGAGGTCGTTTCTGCCGAGAGCGCCTCTGGTTATCATAGGAACTATCAGACTCATGCTGCTGCCTCCCTTTTCCTTTGTGTCTGCCCGCTGAGCGGGAACTGTGTTTGTTTATATACAGTCATTATATCACAAATTATCTGATTTTGCAATACTTGTGCTGAAAAAGTCAAATGTATATGTCATCAGTGGAGCCTCATGCAGGCGAAGAATGCAGATCATAGGGATAGTACCGGATTTTAAATAATTCTGCAAAGAAAATTCATAAACATTTGCAGTCTGCTTATCAAAATTGCCTATTATCAAGGATAATGAGTAGGTTAGTTAGTGTAAAATGGAGATTTTTTGCAGGATTGTCGGTTTTCACTTGCAAAATCACGAAAAATGGAGTACAATACAATAGTCGGAAATGACACTATTTTAGCTATATGATTTCGGAGGGTTCGGAATATGAAACTGACAGAAATGTCCCGTGAACAGCTTGTTGAGTTCAAGAATAAGGTACAGGCGGAGTATGACGGCTACAAGGCTCAGGGCCTTGCGCTGAATATGGCAAGAGGTAAGCCTGCAGCTGAGCAGCTTGATCTCACTGAGGGTCTGCTGACCTGTGTTTCAAAGAGCAGTGACTGCTTTGATGATGATGGTCTTGATTGCAGAAACTATGGCGGCCTTGACGGCATTCCTGCTGCAAAGAAGCTTTTTGCACCTATGCTGGGTGTAAGCGAGAAGGAGCTCATCGTGTTCGGTAACTCCAGTCTTAATATAATGTATGATACTATCGCAAAGTATCTCCTTTTCGGTGTTGACGAGGAGTCAAAGCCCTGGAGAGATCAGGGCAAGATCAAGTGGCTCTGCCCCGTTCCCGGATATGACAGACATTTCCTTATCTGCCAGAAGTTCGGTATCGAGATGATAAATATCCCTACCGATGAGAACGGTCCCGATATGGATATGATCGAGAAGCTGGTCGCTGAGGATGACAGCATCAAGGGTATCTGGTGTGTACCTATGTACGCTAACCCCACAGGTGTTACTTACAGCGATGAAGTTGTAAAGAGATTTGCAAACATGAAGACAAAGGCTTCGGATTTCCGTATCTTCTGGGATAACGCTTACTGCGTACATCACCTGACAGATACTCCCGACAAGCTGCTGAACATTCTTGATGAGTGCAAGGCTGCAGGCAACCCCGAGAGAGTTGTAATGTTCGCATCTACTTCCAAGATCAGCTATGCCGGTGCAGGTGTGGCTATCATGGGTGCAAGTGAAGCTAATATCAAGTATATCCTCTCGCTGATGACAGTTCAGACCATCGGTCACGACAAGATCAATCAGCTCAGACACGTTAAGTTCTTCGGTGATTTTGAGGGACTTAAAGAGCACATGAAGAAGCACAAGGCGCTTATCGCTCCCCGTTTTGAGGTAGTACTGGATACCCTCGACAAGGAACTGGGCGAACTGGGCGTAGCTAAGTGGACAAAGCCCAACGGCGGTTACTTTGTAAGCTTTGATGCTATGAACGGTACTGCAAAGCGCATAGTTACTCTCTGCAAGGAAGCAGGCGTTGTACTGACAGGTGCAGGCGCAACATTCCCTTACGGCAAGGATCCCGATGATAAGAATATACGTGTAGCTCCCACATATCCCCCTGTTGAGGAGCTGAAGATAGCAGCTAAGCTGTTTACCGTATGTGTTAAGCTTGCAAGTGCTGAAAAGCTGCTTGCAGAATAAGCTTTCATCTCAGCCCCTTTGGGCTGACAAAATATACGATCATCAAAAACACCTCCGATCGGCTATGGTCGGAGGTGTTTTGCGTTTTATCATAACAGTACTGTATTGATATCAGTAGTGGTCAGAAAAAAAGAAAACGACATATATCTCAGTATATTCATCATTTATGTTCACTGAAACAGCAGTGCTCACAGATGATGGATACAGAAATAGATATGTCGTTTACTACAATTGTTCTGCTGTACATGATCCTCACTGCGCTATAAGGAGCGAGGAGGAACATCAGGCATTTTCTTCCAGAGCTTTTTCAACTGCAATAGCAAGCTGATCTGCGCAGGAAGTTCCTCTTCCGCTGCAATCGTTGCCTTTGAGCAGACGAACGGCATCTTCGGGGGCAGCGCCCTCAAGCAGCTTGCCTATGGCTTTCAGATTGCCGTTGCAGCCGCCTACGAAGCTGACATCATGGAGCTTGCCATCCACGATATCAAAGGATATTTTTCTTGCACATACACCGTGAGGTGTATAATCATAGGTAGCCATATTATCCCTCCTTGAAAAGCTACGGTCGTATGGTGGTCGCGAATATGACACGTCGGTACACCTGCGGCGCAATTAAGGCTTCGGAAGTATCCCTACAGGTCTGATAATATTATAACATATTTTTGGCAGGAAATCAACACTGCTATACCGACAGATATCGTTTAAGAAATAAAAAGTTTACACATTTTATGTTAAGCCATATAGCAGTTAAACTGCTTATGTTGTATACCAAACAGCACAGGGATACACTATGTTGAAAATATATGGCAGATATTAATAATAATTATCTTTACATTTTGGGGAAAATGTGGTATAATGTCCACAAAGCGGAGAGGGGCTCCGCTGAGATGAAGGATATGGTGATAATATGAAAATAACTAAGATCACAGCGCTGCTGACGGCACTTATAATGTCGGCAGGGGCAGCATCCTGCGGAGGAAAGCAGGATGACAGCAAGGCAGAGGTATCCTCGGCGGCGGTGAGCGGTGAAGAACAGGTGACAGAGAGTCAGCCTGAGAAACTGCCCGAAACAGACGAGGAGTGGGATGCTGCCATGATAAACAAGGCTATGACATCCTACGGCAACACCAAACAGATACGGGAAGTTATTGAAAAAGCACAGAGCGGCGAAGAAGTCACGATAGCGTATCTGGGCGGTTCAATAACTGAGGGTATATCTGCGGGCGCAGACCTTTGCTATGCAAAACTCAGCTATGAGCATTTTGCAGAGAAATTCGGTACAGGCGATAATGTAAAGTATGTAAACGCAGGCATAAGCGGCACGCCATCTAAGCTTGGTATACTGCGTCTGCAGAGAGATGTGCTAGCCTATGACCCTGATATCGTGTTCATTGAATTTGCTGTGAATGACGGCGGTGATGCTGAATTTCAGAATGCTTATGAATCCATAGTAAAGACCCTGATGCAGAAGGGAATAGCCCCTGTTTTGCTGTTTTCGGTTACCGAGGATGATCATTCCGCACAGGATTACATGAAGCAGATAGGTGAGGCTTACCGTCTGCCTATGATATCCTACTGCGATGCGCTGAGGTTCATGTTTGAAAACGGACGGATGACATGGAAGGATTTTTCAAACGATCAGTCGCACCCGAATACTGAGGGACACGCGCTTGTGGCAAGAATGATAGACCATTACTGGGATACTGTTATGGATATCGAGCCTGAGGGCGATGTGATAATGCCTTTTGAAGATGTATTTCATCCGCGTGAGATAGGTGCGGATATGCTGGAGAATGACAGGCTGACACCTATCGAAACGGGCAGCTGGACTATAGGCTCTGATACAGCACACTTCACAAACGGCTGGACCCATGACCCGGAGCTTGGAAACGAGCCTATAGTTTTCGAGGTCGAAGCGAAGTTCCTGTACCTTATATATAAAGAGGTCAGCGG
Encoded proteins:
- a CDS encoding AIM24 family protein, with the translated sequence MVMFETVNELCLKITCRGGGDLIYTKAGAFVGGECIGPKNYTFTKVMLGPQEGFGQALLGQLTRRITGENLPLMKVEFQGDSVTYYANDQQHVVVYKLEPNETISIESENILAFSRECKYGVRFLGQGVISQKGLATSTLTGQGNESYVAILVDGNPLVLSNIQSGATLEADPDATVCWIGADPTLRTDISWRNFIGQSSGESYMFEWPPQAPATVIIQPEERASGVDVSMDGRASGSRPSAQRRIY
- a CDS encoding TerD family protein, whose translation is MSLIVPMITRGALGRNDLLNNYGTNSFIQPPINDLMGIMNRGPMMGGMGMGNPMMGNMGGSGIVNPSSVGGFVTGAAVGAVAMSAMQNGGLNGANRIDHPNGGVNRNMNQPQNGYPNNGYNNQPQNGYPNNGYNNQPQNSYPNNGYNNQPQNGYPNNGYNNQPQNGYPNNGYNNQPQNGYLNNGYNNQPQNGYPNNGYNNQPQNGYPNNGYNNQPQNGYPNNGYNNQPSGDPLDAIFSQPQPPQQNQQHGAWEPVRNTPNTGHGNFGVQQPVNNANASYASNPANNRPTVKRNRVDPTGDRLAKGQKYSIKDRDGRPAEQLKICFGWDVKDGRVELDASAFMLGDSGKVLGDEWFIFYGQPDSPDNGLHYKIFKDDPNSPDDAAIIMDLTRVDARVTKIALAVTIYEAAAHALNFGMVQNLYARILDSRTNREIASFRMDECYSSVTAMVLGELYRYKGEWKFNAVGAGKNLDLAAFCGMYGVALE
- a CDS encoding aminotransferase; this encodes MKLTEMSREQLVEFKNKVQAEYDGYKAQGLALNMARGKPAAEQLDLTEGLLTCVSKSSDCFDDDGLDCRNYGGLDGIPAAKKLFAPMLGVSEKELIVFGNSSLNIMYDTIAKYLLFGVDEESKPWRDQGKIKWLCPVPGYDRHFLICQKFGIEMINIPTDENGPDMDMIEKLVAEDDSIKGIWCVPMYANPTGVTYSDEVVKRFANMKTKASDFRIFWDNAYCVHHLTDTPDKLLNILDECKAAGNPERVVMFASTSKISYAGAGVAIMGASEANIKYILSLMTVQTIGHDKINQLRHVKFFGDFEGLKEHMKKHKALIAPRFEVVLDTLDKELGELGVAKWTKPNGGYFVSFDAMNGTAKRIVTLCKEAGVVLTGAGATFPYGKDPDDKNIRVAPTYPPVEELKIAAKLFTVCVKLASAEKLLAE
- a CDS encoding TIGR03905 family TSCPD domain-containing protein, encoding MATYDYTPHGVCARKISFDIVDGKLHDVSFVGGCNGNLKAIGKLLEGAAPEDAVRLLKGNDCSGRGTSCADQLAIAVEKALEENA
- a CDS encoding SGNH/GDSL hydrolase family protein, with product MKITKITALLTALIMSAGAASCGGKQDDSKAEVSSAAVSGEEQVTESQPEKLPETDEEWDAAMINKAMTSYGNTKQIREVIEKAQSGEEVTIAYLGGSITEGISAGADLCYAKLSYEHFAEKFGTGDNVKYVNAGISGTPSKLGILRLQRDVLAYDPDIVFIEFAVNDGGDAEFQNAYESIVKTLMQKGIAPVLLFSVTEDDHSAQDYMKQIGEAYRLPMISYCDALRFMFENGRMTWKDFSNDQSHPNTEGHALVARMIDHYWDTVMDIEPEGDVIMPFEDVFHPREIGADMLENDRLTPIETGSWTIGSDTAHFTNGWTHDPELGNEPIVFEVEAKFLYLIYKEVSGGKFGDMHVHITLDGEEYADRDVTAVTPEGWGGPNRSNVVMEPSPAKYRVEISMASGSEDKTAQLLALGIV